Within the Zea mays cultivar B73 chromosome 10, Zm-B73-REFERENCE-NAM-5.0, whole genome shotgun sequence genome, the region GTCTTTTTTCCTCTTCAATCAACCTCAATACCTTTTAGAGGATCTCATCATGGTGTCTTGTGGTTGTCAATGCTTATATCTACTTCTTAAGGTCATCATTTTTTATGTGAAGGCTCTTAAGTAACAAATGGTACTTGGAGTTAAACTCGAATGCTTTGTCTTCTTCATGGATCTCGAAGTCTAATCGCTTGGGGGTGTCCTCAACTCGATGGCGGATCAGAGGGTTGGTTTTTGGTCTGATCAGACTAGACTATGGACTGGTAGGGGTGTCTCTTGGTGTTGAACGGAGCATGACCATGGCTCTCCAAACTACATGTGAAGGGGCTTCCCTTAGGGGTGGAAATGACTGGCTCTTTGTGCGAAGAGGAAGATTTCTTTCAGTTGGTAGTTATGTAGCCGTCACATGGGCAGTCTTCGCTTGGGTCTCTTGGTCTTGAGTGGGGAAGGTGACCTTAGGCCTCTGGGTGTTGTCAGTGAAGACTATCTCTATCAACTCCATTGAGGTGGAGTTGGATCGGGTGTTCTTTTCGAAAGCCATCGTGGGATTGGTCTTTGTAATGAATACAGTGGGCGCTAAATGTTGGGTTCTGACACGTGGACCCAAACACTCGGGAGCAGGTGAGACAACGGTGCTCAACAAAATAGGAAGCTAGGGTGCTCAATGTCTTGTCAATCGTGTCTCATCTAGGAGTTGGATGTAGTTATTTATAGTGCAACCAATGGGCTAGCCTAAAGTACGTTCGTGCCCTTGGATACCTGCTACATCCTCAGAATATAATGTACAACAGAGTAAATACGAAACAATGCTGACCTAGATCTAATTACACCAAGAGTTGTACCCGCAGGAGAGGCTGACAGATGGGCCAACTTTACATGTAGAGGGCCCACAGGGTCCCCACTGTCTATACGTAGTCTTCTAGTGTCAAGTCATGAAGGCCTTTGCCTCATGGTCTTCGATGTCGCCTCATTGACTCGTCTTCTGATATGGCGCCGAGGTGGAACAATTGCCCTTTGCTTCGCTTGGGCTCTCGCTCTGGCCTAGACGACCGCGCCAAAGGAAGAAAGGCCATCGGGAGTAGAGTCCTCGAGGCCGAAGGCCTCTTGGCTCGAAGCCCCCATTGTGAGTTAGGCCCTCCTCGCCCGCAGACCCCCAACATGGGTCTGTGAGCCCTTCTCGCCTTGTGAGGGTGACTTTGCATGCACAATGTAGTCCTCGTCTTTGGGACTTGCATGCATCACATCAATATCCTATATTCAAAAACAAGGTTAGTATGCGGTTAGCGTGAGACATGATCAATGTCTAGTTCGGCCTTCGTACCAAAGCATATTAGTATCTGGTTTTGTTATTCAAAATAGGGTGCGATAATTCCTCTTTACCATAAAGGGCTTTTGCCTTATTTTTTGTTTTGTTTAGATCCATTAACTGATAATTATTAGCTAGCTATTAGCTATTGTCTGATTTGATCTAATTAGGTAGATAATTAGTATTTACTGCTATAGCTAACAATTAGCTATTTTATTATCTATACCTGTttgaataaaaaaatataattattTGCAGGAGATCTAAACAGGGACTTAGTAAAATTTACGGTTCTGTCAAGGTTGCTACCCATTTTTTTGAAAGTGTTACACCCATTTGTACGGTTCCATGAAACCATATGGCTGGAGTTGCGAATGAGCCGCCTTGGCACGCTGGGCTTTTGGAAGGCCATCAATTCTTGCACCGGCTCTGGCGCCACGCGCCCACCAAACACACAGGGTGGACTGTCAGAGAGACAGGCAAGCCGAGCGAGCGGAGATTTGAGCTGGGCACGCGGCGCGAAGGCCGAGGGGTCGTGCCCAACGGCCTTCTCAGTCAGCCCATCTCGTGCCCACCACCCCCTTCGCATTTCTTCCCTTTTCTGTCCCACCCGTCTTCATCCCTCGGACTACAAATGCGGCGCAACCGTGGGCGTATCAGCACCCGAGCAGTTTGTAGCAGGATCCTCTCGCTCTCGCCATCGCATCGCGCACAGTAGACACTCAAAATCCGATTGCCGAGGGGGAGAAGGCGGAGACCGTTGCAACGGCTAGTTGCGGCGGCCCGATGGACCCGTCGTACGATGGCAGCGCCCCCGCCGCCGGTGGAAGCGCCGACGACCATGGCCAAACGTGGGTGAGGGGGCCCCGAGTCGTGTGCGTTGATCCGTGTCTTTGGTGACTGGTCTCCGCTCGCGTTTTTGTTGCTGCTCCGAGCTCCTTGTTTTGGGGGATTTGGTCTGGGATTAGAGGGCGGTTTTGGTTTGGGACCGATGCGCCGCCGTCGTTGGTTGATATGAGACCTCGCGCAGGCGTGCCGGCGTGCGGAGATCCGCGCCGCCGCCGGAGGAATCCGGCGGCTGTTGGATCACGTCGGCGATCTAACAGTAGAGGAATCCTACCGAGCCAGCGATCTGGTGTGTCGATGTTGGCGGATTGGAATGATCCATCCGCCAGTCCTGCGTCCTGGGTGCTCGTTCCATTGGATTTGATCCGCTGGTTCGGATGGTCTTTTGCGACGTTGCGCCCTATAGGCTGTCTAAATCGTAGATTAGGCCGACGCCGCCAATATAGCTTCGATGGAGAGGATATTGGACTGGCTGGTACTGGAATGGGCCTGTGTATGCTGTTCGTTGTAGTGCCTGACCTCTGGTAATAAAGTTGCTGTGTTGCTAGCCCTTAATTCTTTTTTTTTAGTTGATAATTTACCTTACATGTCAAACTAAAATTAAGATCTGTCTACTACCTACAAGAGTAGCTTCATGCCCTTCTTAGGTTTATCTAGCTCAAATTGTACCCTGCTTCAGTTGAGAGTTAGGTTGATGCCAGTGCCAAAGATTGGATGGGGGAGAATATGGGTTCACGTGGGGCTGGAATGGGGCTTTGTATGCTGTTCATTCTAATGCCTGATCGGCAGGAATTAATTTAGTGTATAGCTTACACGTACTTCAGTGCCTTTGATTGTTCATTTCATTGACTAAACTGAGCATACATAACGAAGTAGAATCAGATGAAAACCCGCGTACAACCTACACAAGTAGCTCATGAATCATGATTTATCTTTAGTGGGTGTGATTGAACTTATACGCTGCCTCAACTctttgctcaaagaatgcttgtaaATTGACTTGCTATTATGGTGCACTACTTTTTTTTTGCAATTTATTACACTTGTGCCTGATCTTGTAACACTTTCCTCAGTCTCTGGGATTGGACAGTAGAGCATTGTGAACCCAACGATTCAAGTCATGGTACTAATTCACATCCATAACCTGCATCTATGTCACAAAGAAGCTTTAAAGTACCTGTTTGGACTTGATTTCTCATTGTGTCTCATCTTTTTTTACAGCAGATGCTACTAAATTCGTGTGGGATTGCCTCAATCAAGATGACGATGAGCTAATGGGATTGCTTGGAAATCAAACCCCGTTGAGAGACTGCCGTGATTTCTTTGCTGACCTTGGTGGTACAATTTTTTTCTACCAATTATCATTGCTACCACTCTTAATGCATAGCTTAAAGCGCCTGTTACTTGAGTAGATTTCACATGCAAGGAGACCTTGGACCTGGAGGAATCTCGGGAATCAAAGCGGCGGCGCACATTAGAGTACCCTTCAGAGTCTAGTCAGTCAGAAGTTGGGACTCATGATGCTGCTTCACCTTTTGTCACATCTGAGGTTGTTCTCCAGCTCCTACCTATGTTTCAAATTCCTCCATCCTGCTAGTCTTTGCATATCATAGTTATGCatgttctgtttttccatgtttcaGGCAGCAGAAATTTCATTGCTCTGCACTGATAAACCACAGAGCTTAAATTGGGATATGCACCACACTTCAAATAATTTAGGTCTGTATTTTTCATTATATATGCTTAAATACTATACTGTTTACTAATTAAAAAAATTACATCCGATACAATAAATTCCTTGTCAGATGAAGCACCCTACCGGCAAGAAGATATTCTTTCTGAACATTGCTCTTATGGAACTCCAGTGTACCTCGAGCCTGATCAAACGTTTGTCCCTATCTGGTTCCACTAAAACAACTTTATTTGGCTCATTGGTTTGTCAGCTGTGATATATTCATCTCCTACTTGCTGTAGGCCTTGTAGTCAGGAGAGCATTGCATGTATAAATGATCAATCTGGTATTTCAGGTCAGTGCAAATCGTCTTTTCTATACCATTTGATAATCATTTTTCCATTTAATTTTGCAACTCAGCTTCCAACATTTCCATTAATATTTGTTCTTAAGCTCTCACGAGATATCTGAGAAGGGCATTTTAGTTTCCTCTTTTCCTTCACAGTTATGGTCTATTTGTAGTTGCTGCAATGTACTATTATAACCAGCAACCATGAGAAGGGCATTTTAGTTTCCTCTTTTCCTTCACAGTTATGGTCTATTTGCAGTTGCTGCAATGTACTATTATAACCAGCAACCATGATGTTTTAGTGCCTTCCTAGCATCGTGGTTTTGTATTGAGGTCCACAACTTACCTATTATTTCTATATGCCTACAGGAACAAGTGAGACTGGACCAATGACAGAAAGTTTCATAATGCAGGAAACTAGAAAGCTTTGTACACTCAAAGTGTCCAAAGGTATTTCATTTTGAAAGTATATTATTACTTGGAACACACTTCATCTTCCAGTTTCATCGGTGTTAATCATGTGGCCTCTTTTGCCTTACTACTAGGATCAAGCTCAACACTAGTTAAGGTGAAGGAAAACTTAACTACCTCAGTAGCATATCCTTTTACTCTTATCAAACCATCTTGGGAGGAAGGCGATGTTACCTTGCAGGATATAAATCAGCGAATTCGTGCTCCTCCTAAGAAGGCCCCCGAGATCCTTGGAACTTCAGCATTCTCTGGCAAGCCAGTGATTGGCAAGACAAGAATCAGAACagaaggggggaaaggaagcatcacaatacTAAGAACAAAGGGCTGAGAACCGGAAAATACCTTCGATCCTTATTTATCTGCTAGTCTCTCCATTTATCAGATGAGAAAGGGGAGAAGGCAGCTCCTTGGTGGTCAATTGTGCAAGTCTGAGCACCTGAAACTTCCATTGATTCACAGTTCAAGGCTGAGCCTGAGGATGCCATTGATTCTTATTTATCTGCCATTCTCTCGATTGCTTTTGGCACTTTGGTCAATGTGCAGACCTCTGTAGCTTTCCATCATTTTTTTGTTTTAGTTTTGCACCGTGGGTGTCTTGTGAATTAATGTAGACGCAAAACAACAACTTTCGGCATTCTTCTGGTGTATTTATGACATGTGGTCAATGATATATATACATCAAACTGAAGTCAATAGAATTAATGTGTTATATTCCATCCTTGTGTCTCTTTAATGAGACAATTCTTATGACACTTGTCAAACTTGCTTATTCCTTCTATGATTTAAAATTTCAAAGTTTCTTATTTGACACTAGCTTTGAATTCCATACATGCCTCAACTACAATTCTACCTATAGATATCTTGATATCGAAATGGCTAGAAACGAGCCATGGCTTGGTGCTGGTGCGTCTTGGTGCCTGACCGGGCTCGGCTCGCCCACTCAACAACATGAAGGAGACTCGGTTCGGCTCAAAGTTAGCTTTGTATTCAATATTATTGTTGGATAGTGAAAAACCCTCACCCTAACCAGGGTTGGGAGATGTTAGGTGGGATCCCCGTAGTCGAAACTTCTAACCACTGCAAATATTGAGATTGTACCGAAACTCCTCAAACACCAGGGTGGGAAGGCCCTTGGTGAAGACGTCGGCGAAGTGAGAGGTAGTCGCGACATGAAGAACTCACACATCTACAACAGCAACATGCTCGTGAGCTgaacggggttggtggagaggtatacTGCGCTGACGTTGTCACAATAGATCAGTGTGCTCCGCATTAACAAACTGTGGAGCTCCTGAAGTAGCTAACGGAGCCACACCGCCTTGGCCACACCATTAGCCATGTcacggtactcggcctcggcggtggacCGGAAGACGACCTGCTACTGCCTCGAGGACCAGGAGACAAGACTCGCCTAGGAACACTATAGCCAAAAATTGGAACGATGTGTGATGCGTGTCAGGGCAACCAGCCCAGTCGGTATCGGTGTAGACGACGAGGTCGGTGGTCAAGGAGCGACGAAGGAGGCCAAAGCCGAGGGTGCCCTAGAGGTACCGCAGTATTCGCTTGATGGCAGTGAGGTGTGGTTACCGAGGGTCATGTATATGGAGGCACACCTGCTACACGTCATAGGCAATGTCAGGCCGGATGAAGACAAGGTACTACAAGTCCTCGACATGACTTTGATAGCTAGTGGGATCAGCCACAGGGGGTTGTCGCCGGATGAGGCCTTGCCGTGAATGTCCACAATATTAGCGCATTCGAGGATATCGATAGTATTAGCGCTAGTGGAGAAATggacacacccggatttaaggataaATCCAAAGTACCtcatatgtgtgctaggatcaagtttcAAATATATGATGACTCAATGTATAGTAGCCAATGTCACAAGCGTGATTGACTAAAACTGATTAAGAATAAACTGAACTAACATAACTTCTCCATAGGCGCAGTTGGCTAGGAGACGATGGTCTAGATCTCATCAAACTCATCATAGTAGTCCTCGTCCGGTAGAACTTGCTCTAGACTTGGGTAgtgattatagcaagggtgaTCTCCCTATGGTCATCGCTCGGAAAGTGTGGAAGAAAAAGTATAGTGTAAGACTTACCAAATATGGTAGAGGCTAAGCACCCGCTTTTAATTGTGTTGGTCAAGACTTTAATAGCAGTTACTGGGTAGAAGTAATACCAAcctaattaaataagagatcataaATAAATTCTCATAAAAATGATCAATCTAAATTAATTCCatatattaatcatgtgagtgtctgagactctcgtaaccgtgagcacgcctgatatatcaattttacacTCTAAAGAGGTGACACatttttacccacaagtcgtgaatcCCTTCTAGCCTGGATTTACAAGAtccttagacacttccaaggtgaatagcTAGTGAtccatgagagcacctagagggggtgaatatgtgatcctgcAAAACTTACTCCAAACAACACTCACTTGGTCTATAATATGAGTTAAGAGTAAATTAAACCAAGATTGAGAGTACAGAAAGAGAGAGACATTactttcacttgattgctctatcAAGGTATGATTTATACTTAGATCAATATCACAAGTGAGAAGATGGAGTTAAGAAGATATAAAAAATACAATAATGTAAATGACACAAGAGACAcaacaatttttatcccgtggttcggtcaagcataatatgcttgcctactccacgttgttgcGTCCCAATGAAtgggggttgcactcaacccctctcaagtgatccaaagatcaaacttgagtatcaCGATCTAAATGTTTCTTCATAAAATGTTAGGgctctaaataaattttagtttgaAAATGAATATAAATAGAGCCTGATCCTAACCCGACctgatccttaaatcttatagtatAAAATTTAGAGTCCATTGTCACCCCTAATCTCCACAAGTGGGAGtcactcacgccttacacaagatGATCAAAATCCAAAACCAGAGTAAGAACACACACAAGTACACAACACAACAACAACACGCACAAAAGCAAAGGCACGAGCACAACAACAAAACGACATAGTAACAACCTAGAAAATCGCTCAAATCTCTATCAAATCACTGTAAAGCGTGGTCGCGGAGTCTCGGAGTTTTAGTGTGCACTTGTGATGCTTGGGTTCAAGGAGagggcgcctaggggctccttttataacaCCAAGAGGCCTAGGAATCGTTGCCTTctccacaaggaagctagaaaacTTCACTGTCTGCAgactcaccggacagtttggtgcaccACTAGTTATCCGGCCAGCAACGGTCGCCCGACGATCTGATTGGTTGGTTCCTATTCCGACATGGCACCAAACAGCTGCTACGTCAGCTAGCCGTTGGCGGCTGTCGCTCGCCCGTGGAGAGAGCCATTGGAGTTGATGTCTGGTGCACTTTTCAGTGTCTAGTGAATTTCTTGGGAGCGTCGTCTTCGGCCGTACgcatcaccggatagtccggtgcacattgACCAGTCCGGTAAGTCGTAGACTTGCCTAAGTTTGGCTCTTttgagccaaacttctccaacttATTTTGGCTCTTCTTGAGaggttccctagcacttagataaacattgtTAGCACATAAAACTTTTGACTAAGTGGTAGAACCATATATTTTTTCACTCCATTTCAAAAGGATTTGCAATATGTGTAAACTCAATCCCAAAAAGTGCTTTTCTCTACAAAATAAGTTAGAGCCCAAACACAAGTACTAGAGAACATTGTAATGGACCTAATGGAACATATTTGGAAGTACAAACCTCACACTTATACCATTTTACATCAAGTTGCCCATTTGGCTCTATGTTTGTGGTCTTTTGGACTTGATTCTCCTCAATTTACTTTGGATGAACCTATGAACCGACTCATATAAGGATAGTTAGTCCTTTGTGGTGTGTtgaacacttaatcaccaaaacaactagaaatggcccaagggcacatttccctttcaatatactacAAGTtcgttacaaagttccactagcatgaGAAAACCTGCTACGATTTCAGGCAGAGGAGGTCTAGGTATTTTCCATAGTCTGAAACGTTTTCATAGAAATTCCAGCCAACATATGCATGTGCAACTCCTTGCTTGCCCCTTTCGTGTAAGGCTCTCACATACTAGCTTCCCTAATttattagccaagaccagagacaTAATAGtcttgtggtagcattgttttctTATGTGGTTCTCCAAGTTACAATTAAACAAAATGACCTTATCATGCATAATAATAAAGCCAACAATAACAATAATACATGACCATAATTCATATGTATCATTAATCCCAAAATCAAGTAGATCAATAGCACTTCTACCCAATAACATTTAACCAGGTAAGGCAAGGTATAGGTTAaaaaactaggtaacctattaggttccCATCAATTTAACCTAACAGCGCATGCATGGGTGAGAACATAATTATAAATATTTTAGGTCACGAAAAGAGGACACAACTTGCTTTTTTGGTAaactcttgaaagggaaatgtgctagaTAGCTATTTGTACCTGTTTTGATATGAGTATGAACATGGGTCCACAAGAAGGCAATTTGATTGTTTCAAGTCCAAAAGAGATGAAACAGAGGCCTGCAAAATGCAACTTGGagtaaaatggtaaatttgtgagGTTTACACCCTTAGGCATGTTGCATATGTCCATTACAATATTCTAGCACTTGCAATTGGTCTCTAACCCATTTTGTAGCAAAAAGTGCACTttggacttggtttgagataattCAAGATCCTACTAAAAATGTGTGAAATAGGTAAGTTTCtcacacttagtcaattggattaagtactaattatgtttgtctaagtaTTAATGAAGCTTTCAAGAATAGCCAAAAAGGTTTGGGGAGATAGGCTCAAAAGAGCCTTACATGGGATGTTCTGGGTCCCACCGGACCGatctggtggcgcaccagaccggGTCCGCATGGGCCCTGGACTTAGCCGAGtggcggcctggcgcaccggaccgggTCCATGTGCACCTGACCGCATGTACGACTGAACTCAGCGGTCTCAGGAATTTTGTTATAAAATTCACCGGACCATCATTGTTCatgatccggtggtgcaccgagccACCTCCAATGGCTAGTCTCCGACGTGTGTGGGCGAGCCAACGGTTAGTTGATGTGGCACCCTATTCGGAGCTGCACTGGACTGGTCCGGTGCTCGTCAGCGAAGGAAAGTGTCAATCAGGTTCCTGGACTCGGGCACGTTGAACCGGTCCGGTGGCGAATTGAACTAGTCCGATGCCCCCATAGGAATCTGaattttggcatctttttgcaagGAAGGAGCAACAACTATGTGGtattttggggctataaaagcacCCCATGGCGACCTCCTTCAGTGCCCAAGCATACCAAGAGCCTCTCTACACTCCGACACTTTGCCACAAAACATTCACATGACATAATGTTTGTTGTGCTCTTGTGATCTTCGCATTTGTGTTGTGTTGCTGGTTTTGTCTCTTGTGtgtgctctctctccctcttttaTGCTAAGTTGTAACTGCAATCTTGTGTACGGctacaagagactccaatttgtggagattccttacgAGAGGAATTATATTGATATAAAGAAGATCGTGACACTAAAGTTCGATCTTTCGATCACTTAAGAGGGGTTGAAAGTGACCCTTGTCCTAAGTGGACACCACAATGTGGATGTAGACAAGCATTTTAGACTTGGTCGAACCATAGGATAAAATCACATGTATCATTGCAATTTACTTTCTTGAGATTTTATTGCTTCCTAAGTTCTCCTTATTCACTTGGAATATTGCTCTTAGTATAATTCatatcttgaaagagcaatcaagtgaagagaacttttcttttcttctctctaAAACTTGGTTTATTTTGCGCTAGCTCTTAACTTTTAGACCAAGTTTGGGTTTTAGTGGttattttgcaggatcacctactccccctctaggtgctctcaattgataTCAGATCTTGCTTCTTCCATTGGGTCTAACAACCTAAAGAGATGGACTCCAAAGGCAAGGGGAAAGTGTCTGACGAGAAGGAGAAGATCCCCATCGACGATGAGCCTAAAAGAGAAAAGACTGTCGACTCAGGATCGAGCAAGAAGGAGGGCAAGAAGAAGCGCATCAaaaagatcatctactatgataGTGTACTTCTTCTTCTATGCAAAAGGACAATGACTCCTCTTGTTAGTTTTTGGTACTGATGACACACTACAGTGTTTGGGAGAACTACGATGTCGATtgcagctcgatggttcgtgccaagCACGATGGAACACAATAGGTTATACAGGTTCAGGCCAGctagatgcgtaataccctacgtcctgtgaGTTTCTGGTGGTTGTATTGCTCTGAATTTGAGGATGACATGCGATTGTTGAAGGTAGAAGATGAAAATGGCCTATGAGTCTAGCGGGGTCTAATGTTTTCGTAGGGGTATCATTTTAGCCTTATATAACCAACTAAAGAGATCACCCTGTGCAGTTTAGAACCCTATACATGTCTACCCACTTCCGCTATAGATGTGTCGAGTCTTCTGATGTTCATTTGGCTTCTTGCGAGGCTTGCACACGGCTTCATGCACGGGATCTTGACTCGGCACGCGATCGCTTTAGTCGCCTTTGGTTGCACCCAACGGAGGCCCACGAAGTGCCTCACGGGAGACTCATCAGGGGCCTTATAGGTGGCCCATGGAACGTAACTATGCCATGATGACCCGGGGGATATTCATCCCACACACCTCCTTCTCCAAGCAAAAACTAGTTAAAACTTCCTTTAATCGCACTCCTTTAAATTACTCACGCATTTCTCGTTCTTCAAATGTTCAATTTCTCTCTATCCCAttaggcaagcctcctcactttgatggggaggattaTTCATGGTGGAGCCATAAAATgaatagtcatttattttctcttcatccatGAATATGGTATATTGTAGAAAATGTGTTAGTATACCCGATGTTCATGATGAGGATTATAATGAGGTAGAAGTATAAGAGCCAATTCATacatgttggttacttgttctcaaatgttgtgaatcaagaacaaggcaacacaattgttaaagattaaggacctttgtcctccgaagtattatctcgttttggatataatggtcttcagacgaaggtcatgaaggacacaccttcaccaTTCATGAGAATAAGAGTACatatcaataataaatgtaactcATTTATTCATTCATATATGTATTTCATGATATACATATGAACGTTAAcaaaatttatattacattgataccttcggcttgtttgaaggtgttgaCGCGGGAGCAATTACAATCTGGCGTGAACAGTATGATGGTACTGttgacctatttataggcacggtacGCAGCCTAGGTAAAAGTACATCTATGACCCTAATATTTGTTCATAACTGTAACATAAGtcattagggactagctagtATTTTCCTCTTCGGCTCAGCATCATGCTTGATCTTCGACATCATTTTAAGCCAAAGTTGTtactcttcggctatagcttcagCGTTCATTGTTATCATTCTCGGACTATACCTTTGTCTTGAAGACCTTTAACAGAGGAGAAAACTTCCATCATGAACCGAAGGTCCCTGTAATAATCAATATTATGCtagaagcaaatggttagtcatattttttaggaccttcggaagaggaaggcaatcaacagtagcccctcgcagtattaatttgtttctttgtaacaaattcagactatgATACGAATGAAGGTCTTTAGCcggaggtccgaaaaacaccttcccttcgctagaatagcgaatcattctgaaCCGTTGGATCCACTGACCAGTGGAgctctgagtatatatatatatatatgcctaTGCTATGAATATTTTTTGTGTCATCTAGCTTTTTGTGCTGTGATTGCCATTTTAGCCTTCTTCTTCTGTGAGCGCAATTGTTTTTGAGCTTTGGCATTTGTTGTGATTGTCATCGAAATGGCTGAGGATAAGAAGACTGTAGACCCCACACCTGCTGGTTTTTACGAAGCAATGAAAAGGACCAACATTGAAAAATCACTAATGAGATGTTGGCTGGGCTATCTGGGGATTCCAGCGACAGTAATagctttgatgtggaaagtggtaatGAGGATGCCAAAGATCGGTcgtggaggccaagccatgttgtttttgggaaatcaactgtcaAACAAGGGCAGATTGAAGCGATGAAGGACAAATATTTCCATGGTATATCTATAGTGAGGGCTGGGGGAGAAAGCAATGTTCCTCTTCCCGAAGCAGATGAAGTAGTGATTTTTAAATGTTTTATGGAGGCTGGGTTGCGTTTTCCTTTGCACAGGATGCTGATTGAAGTGTTAAAGacatttgaaatataccttcatcagcttactctcGAAGCCTTAATTAAAGTGGGAGTTTTTATTTGGGctatgaggagccaaggactagAGCCAGATGTCCGGTGTTTCTGTAATATTCATGAATTATCTTACCAGACGAAGGCAGCTAGGAAGgagcagtaccataacaacttcgggTGCTACAGCTTTGTGCCTCGCTCTGATGCAAGATATCCCGTGCCAACATTTTGGAAGAAATGGTCGGGCTCTTGGATGAaacaatggttctatgtgaagaatgatctgagtgAGAGGGAGGATGTGAGGGCCATTATTTAGCATCCCATATGGTCATGCTTAAGCATTAGAAGGCCGACCATTGCGATTGGGAACGAAGTGCAAGCGTGTTTAATGGCTTTCAACACT harbors:
- the LOC100193871 gene encoding protein XRI1 isoform X3, with translation MDPSYDGSAPAAGGSADDHGQTLWDWTVEHCEPNDSSHDATKFVWDCLNQDDDELMGLLGNQTPLRDCRDFFADLGDFTCKETLDLEESRESKRRRTLEYPSESSQSEVGTHDAASPFVTSEAAEISLLCTDKPQSLNWDMHHTSNNLDEAPYRQEDILSEHCSYGTPVYLEPDQTPCSQESIACINDQSGISGTSETGPMTESFIMQETRKLCTLKVSKGSSSTLVKVKENLTTSVAYPFTLIKPSWEEGDVTLQDINQRIRAPPKKAPEILGTSAFSGKPVIGKTRIRTEGGKGSITILRTKG
- the LOC100193871 gene encoding protein XRI1 isoform X2; this encodes MDPSYDGSAPAAGGSADDHGQTWVRGPRVVLWDWTVEHCEPNDSSHDATKFVWDCLNQDDDELMGLLGNQTPLRDCRDFFADLGDFTCKETLDLEESRESKRRRTLEYPSESSQSEVGTHDAASPFVTSEAAEISLLCTDKPQSLNWDMHHTSNNLDEAPYRQEDILSEHCSYGTPVYLEPDQTPCSQESIACINDQSGISGTSETGPMTESFIMQETRKLCTLKVSKGSSSTLVKVKENLTTSVAYPFTLIKPSWEEGDVTLQDINQRIRAPPKKAPEILGTSAFSGKPVIGKTRIRTEGGKGSITILRTKG
- the LOC100193871 gene encoding protein XRI1 isoform X1 — protein: MDPSYDGSAPAAGGSADDHGQTWVRGPRVVLWDWTVEHCEPNDSSHADATKFVWDCLNQDDDELMGLLGNQTPLRDCRDFFADLGDFTCKETLDLEESRESKRRRTLEYPSESSQSEVGTHDAASPFVTSEAAEISLLCTDKPQSLNWDMHHTSNNLDEAPYRQEDILSEHCSYGTPVYLEPDQTPCSQESIACINDQSGISGTSETGPMTESFIMQETRKLCTLKVSKGSSSTLVKVKENLTTSVAYPFTLIKPSWEEGDVTLQDINQRIRAPPKKAPEILGTSAFSGKPVIGKTRIRTEGGKGSITILRTKG
- the LOC100193871 gene encoding Protein XRI1, with amino-acid sequence MDPSYDGSAPAAGGSADDHGQTLWDWTVEHCEPNDSSHADATKFVWDCLNQDDDELMGLLGNQTPLRDCRDFFADLGDFTCKETLDLEESRESKRRRTLEYPSESSQSEVGTHDAASPFVTSEAAEISLLCTDKPQSLNWDMHHTSNNLDEAPYRQEDILSEHCSYGTPVYLEPDQTPCSQESIACINDQSGISGTSETGPMTESFIMQETRKLCTLKVSKGSSSTLVKVKENLTTSVAYPFTLIKPSWEEGDVTLQDINQRIRAPPKKAPEILGTSAFSGKPVIGKTRIRTEGGKGSITILRTKG